In a genomic window of Candidatus Binatia bacterium:
- the aroQ gene encoding type II 3-dehydroquinate dehydratase — translation MRVLVVHGPNLNLLGEREPEIYGTVTLAEIDAAIAACAKELGIEVVCEQHNAEGAIIDALHAARKTCGGVVINPGAYAHYSYAIADAIAAIGIPVVEVHLSNVAAREPFRRTSVTAAACRAVVGGLGPTGYVLALRSMGELAR, via the coding sequence ATGCGCGTCTTGGTCGTACACGGGCCGAATCTCAACCTGCTCGGCGAGCGCGAGCCGGAGATCTACGGAACGGTCACCCTCGCGGAGATCGATGCCGCGATCGCCGCGTGCGCGAAAGAGCTCGGCATCGAGGTCGTCTGCGAGCAGCACAACGCCGAAGGTGCGATCATCGACGCGCTGCACGCTGCCCGCAAGACCTGCGGCGGCGTCGTCATCAATCCCGGCGCGTACGCGCATTACTCCTACGCGATCGCCGACGCGATCGCCGCGATCGGAATCCCGGTCGTCGAAGTCCATCTCTCGAACGTGGCCGCTCGCGAGCCGTTCAGGCGAACGAGCGTCACCGCGGCAGCGTGCCGCGCCGTGGTCGGCGGTCTCGGCCCAACGGGGTACGTGCTGGCGTTGCGTTCGATGGGCGAGCTCGCGCGATGA
- a CDS encoding HU family DNA-binding protein, with protein MTKADVIDAVAVEAELSRRQAGEIVDLILNEIKAALQKGDRVALNPFGSFVVRARQAREGRNPKTGERISIAARKVPAFVAGRSLKDAVSGARTRAKKSTRKSNGL; from the coding sequence TTGACGAAAGCCGATGTGATAGACGCCGTCGCGGTCGAAGCGGAGTTGTCGAGGCGTCAGGCCGGTGAGATCGTAGATCTGATCCTGAACGAGATCAAGGCGGCGTTGCAGAAGGGCGATCGCGTGGCGCTCAATCCCTTCGGCAGCTTCGTCGTGCGTGCCCGCCAAGCGCGCGAAGGACGCAATCCGAAGACCGGTGAGCGGATCAGCATCGCGGCGCGCAAAGTTCCGGCGTTCGTTGCCGGACGTTCGCTCAAGGATGCGGTCAGCGGGGCGCGAACGCGCGCCAAGAAGTCGACGAGAAAATCGAACGGGCTGTAG